The following are encoded together in the Raineyella sp. LH-20 genome:
- a CDS encoding phosphogluconate dehydrogenase C-terminal domain-containing protein: protein MTENLTIAVIGAGGKMGQRVSNNLRRTDHTVYYCETSPAGQQRVRDAGLAVTPNEEAVPGADIVIYAVPDVALEAVTTATVPLQKGGSMVLTLDPAAAYAGLLYLRADLDYVVAHPTHPSVFLERTTAEEWADTFGGIAAAQNSVAALQQGDESIKPLAEEIIATMYGPVDGVYWASVHDLAVLEPTLNETIGCMIGQFLKDAMDTTVEKTDMDEDTVKAMFYGHVYIALTNALRGSNPFSDACLLAMDYGREALIKDDWERIFNDDDLEIVICKMLGIEAVNHHPEVHAPQPATV, encoded by the coding sequence ATGACCGAGAACCTGACCATCGCAGTGATCGGCGCCGGCGGCAAGATGGGCCAGCGCGTGTCGAACAACCTGCGGCGTACCGATCACACCGTGTACTACTGCGAGACCAGCCCGGCCGGCCAGCAGCGGGTGCGCGACGCCGGCCTGGCGGTGACCCCGAACGAAGAGGCCGTGCCCGGTGCCGACATCGTCATCTACGCCGTGCCGGACGTCGCTCTGGAGGCCGTCACCACCGCCACCGTGCCGCTGCAGAAGGGCGGGTCCATGGTGCTCACCCTGGATCCGGCCGCTGCGTACGCCGGGCTGCTCTACCTGCGCGCCGACCTCGACTACGTCGTCGCCCACCCGACCCACCCGTCGGTGTTCCTCGAGCGGACCACCGCCGAGGAGTGGGCCGACACCTTCGGCGGGATCGCCGCCGCGCAGAACTCCGTCGCCGCCCTGCAGCAGGGCGACGAGTCGATCAAGCCGCTGGCCGAGGAGATCATCGCCACGATGTACGGCCCCGTCGACGGCGTCTACTGGGCCTCGGTCCACGATCTCGCGGTCCTCGAGCCGACCCTCAACGAGACCATCGGCTGCATGATCGGGCAGTTCCTCAAGGACGCCATGGACACCACGGTCGAGAAGACCGACATGGACGAGGACACCGTGAAGGCGATGTTCTACGGCCACGTCTACATCGCGCTGACCAACGCCCTGCGCGGCTCCAACCCCTTCTCCGACGCCTGCCTGCTGGCCATGGACTACGGCCGGGAGGCGCTGATCAAGGACGACTGGGAGCGGATCTTCAACGACGACGACCTGGAGATCGTGATCTGCAAGATGCTCGGCATCGAGGCCGTCAACCACCACCCCGAGGTCCACGCCCCGCAGCCCGCCACAGTCTGA